From the Pieris napi chromosome 20, ilPieNapi1.2, whole genome shotgun sequence genome, one window contains:
- the LOC125059930 gene encoding uncharacterized protein LOC125059930, whose protein sequence is MKFLVLAAACLAVAVAGPTRGTLIPDSAGPILIPEEDISTGPALIPENIATDPALVPENIATDPALVPENIAIGPALVDDAQKQSSLVQVIININSKSHVIEIPVEDATIPEVEDINVGPAIIEEIKPDPVDIVDESINVGVPDLPLAPSPADIGNPELPGLDADIAQNIPEELK, encoded by the coding sequence ATGAAATTCCTCGTACTAGCTGCTGCTTGCCTTGCCGTGGCCGTCGCCGGCCCCACTCGTGGTACTTTAATACCCGACAGCGCTGGTCCCATCTTAATCCCAGAAGAAGATATCTCTACTGGTCCAGCTCTGATCCCAGAAAACATCGCTACTGACCCAGCTCTGGTCCCCGAAAACATCGCTACTGACCCAGCTCTCGTCCCCGAAAACATCGCCATTGGACCTGCCTTAGTCGACGACGCACAAAAGCAATCCAGCCTCGTTCAAGTTATCATCAACATCAACTCTAAAAGCCACGTTATCGAGATCCCCGTGGAAGATGCCACCATCCCCGAAGTCGAAGACATTAATGTTGGACCCGCTATTATTGAGGAAATCAAGCCTGACCCCGTTGACATTGTTGACGAGAGCATCAATGTTGGAGTACCTGACCTCCCTCTTGCCCCATCCCCCGCTGATATTGGCAACCCAGAGCTCCCAGGACTCGATGCTGACATCGCACAAAACATCCCCGAGGAACTCAAGTAA